A single genomic interval of Musa acuminata AAA Group cultivar baxijiao chromosome BXJ3-4, Cavendish_Baxijiao_AAA, whole genome shotgun sequence harbors:
- the LOC135636390 gene encoding FCS-Like Zinc finger 2-like, with the protein MPEIGEEGRGRGGVMFSLRPRFFVEEGNDEARHFLDSCFLCKRPLSRNRDIFMYRGDTPFCSVECRQEQIEMDEAREQKLKLSLKNSSTKEQPNASKTSAINSPPKSQKIHVKAGTVVAG; encoded by the coding sequence ATGCCGGAGATTGGAGAAGAAGGGAGAGGTAGAGGGGGGGTGATGTTTTCTCTGAGACCGAGGTTCTTCGTCGAGGAAGGCAATGACGAGGCCCGCCACTTCTTGGACTCGTGCTTCCTCTGCAAGAGACCCCTCTCCCGGAACCGCGACATCTTCATGTACAGAGGAGACACACCATTCTGCAGCGTGGAGTGCCGGCAAGAGCAGATCGAGATGGACGAGGCCAGGGAACAGAAGTTGAAGCTTTCTTTAAAGAATTCTTCGACAAAGGAGCAGCCGAACGCATCAAAAACCAGCGCGATCAACAGCCCACCGAAGTCCCAGAAGATCCATGTCAAAGCCGGTACCGTGGTTGCCGGCTAA